The genomic region GCGGCGGAATCGACACCGAGCATGATGCTCTCGCGGTCGAAGCGGCGGACCTGGAAATTGTCGGCGAATTGGCGGATGACGTCGAGCACGGCGTCCTTGCCCTGGCGCGCGCCGAGGAACGGAAACATGTCGATCGGCCCATAGAGCGCCCACTCGACGTCCTCGTCGATCAGGGCCTCGATGTCCTCGAAATGCCGGTCGTTGATCGCGCGGTGCAACGCACGCGAGAAACGCCAGAGGCTGTGCTCTGTCATCTTGGGCAGTCCTGAAGCTGG from Bradyrhizobium lupini harbors:
- a CDS encoding nuclear transport factor 2 family protein, with protein sequence MTEHSLWRFSRALHRAINDRHFEDIEALIDEDVEWALYGPIDMFPFLGARQGKDAVLDVIRQFADNFQVRRFDRESIMLGVDSAASMLRYSLTALDSSKPISLRVAQFAQFRAGKLTSMRVLIDTFDLVEQALGRAIHLPKMTSVG